The region atcctttGCCACGTGCTCTCGGATGACCCTACTTGAACAGGGAGGCTGGACTGGATGGACCCGCtgtggttccttccaacctgagccattctgtggttctgtgtaTCGATCAAATCCGTCCTCAACTTTTGATAGTTTTTTGCCAGAAATCCTACAGTGCCAGCACTTTGTCTTTCTGTAGAAAAGTATGTGGATGACACGAGCTGCATTccttcctgctgtgctgagctgtgtgCGCTGACAGCCAGAGCCGGGCCCGCGGCCTTCAGGCCCTTCGGGACTACAGCTCCCGGCGTGcgccgcggggccgcggcggcTGAGGCCGGGCAGCGGccccggggagctcctgcggtcGCGGCGATGCCGGTGTGGCTGCGGGAGCACAGCTGGCGCCAGACCCTCACCGCCGTGTACCTCTCGCTGCCCTTGCGCGGCGCCCGGGCCACCCCCGCCAACATCTTCTGCAGCGAGCAGTACCTGAAGGTGGGCGACCGCGCCCCACTCGCCTCATGGGCCTCCTGCCGCGCAGGGCCGCGGCCGCGGGGTTACTGCGTAACCCTGCTCAAAAGCACGCACGCCGTACACCGTGGCAACTCTTGAAGTTCATAACCCTTTATCTTTTATAATCTccctctctgtgctgcaggctgTTAAACGCCCGTCCTGCGGCAGATAATGGCTTTACCACTGCTCATTCCCTACTAATGCTCTTGCTACTCGAGGTGCCAGCTGCCTTTACTCTCACAAATTGACTGAATTAATACCTTTGCTTATACTGTGAataatatttctaaatttgaaaTCCACGGCTTCTGTTGCAGTGCTGAAGAACCAACTTTTTAAATCTCgttaataaaatatattacttTGTGACGCCTCACCGTTAATGGTAAGGAAGCACCTTTTTTGGGCCTCCGCAAACCTCCACAGTGGATACAAGGCAGATTAGTTCTGTCAATAGTATCTGTTTCTTGAGGTTTACCATATGCTTGTGCTGTTTTGAATATGTGAGACTTAATTTAAAATAGTAAATATTAgtacaaattatatttttataggTAAGCATCCCTCCCTTTTTATTTGAAGCCATTTTATATGCTCCCATTGATGACACAAATAGCACAGCAAAGATTGgaaatggaaacattttcttcacCTTGTATAAAAAAGAACCGGCCATGTGGGATTCCCTAACTCTAGCAGACGGTAAGTTCTCTACTCTAAAAATAAGCCTGCATGTAAGGAACCCATACAGTGAAACTTCTGCTGGTCGATATCTGCTTGGTTCAACCTTGTTGTTCATTATTCAAAATACAAAGTATGTGAGAACAAAGAACACCTACTGATTCTAGCATGTATGAAATAAAACAGTATTTCTTGTAAAACATTTTGTGTGTAAGCAAATCCTAATTTTTCTCTTCTAGACATGGGCTTGGTAGACACTGCTTTGTGGAATTTTAACCGTGTTGCATTTTGCCAAATTAGCAGAAGAAATCGTGTTTTCATTAACATGATACATACCAGTAGAACTCCAGGCCTAAGTGACTAAAACAGTTTATTCTTTTAAGCTGGCAAGGAAAAACTACAATATCTGAGAGAGAATGCTGTTCTAAAAGCCcaagaaaaggcaaaagaggagacagaaacaaaaaaaattacaaaacagGAACACAAAAAGTATGCTTTGGAGGCCACAATGAAGGTAGGTTTAGAAAGACCTCTACAAGACATACATGTAAACAACTACCAACTAATCTGGCAGATGCTTTGTTAAATGTACCTTAAAAAATACAAGAACTACCAATTTTTAATATAGTGGTGGTGACCCTTGTTATTTCTTTGcacttaaaatgtatttattaccAAATAAAGGTCTTTTGTGGCCTTTGCAGGTGTTTAGACCTTTAGCAATATGAAAAACactgatttagaaaaaaattatttatttgttgtTGTATTTTATATCAGACTTCCTGTTTTTCgtgttttgtgtgtttgtatCTCTGTTATTCTGCTTTTTATGTACATTTTAAGATACGTTCTCAAAATTTTTATGTATGTTAAAAGTCTGGTCACTTCACTTGTGTTCAAAGTATTTCTCTGAAGCATGCAATAAAATTTTAGGATTGTATATGCAATATGGACCAAAATGAGCTACAGTTAGTGACTGTCTTAGTAGCAATGTTGTACCTATTCTGCATGTGTAATAATCTcaaggagaagaggagaaataaGAAACAGTGTATTAAAATGATCGCATATATTTTGCATGTCTCTATACTCCAGAGATGTACATTGGAACATGGCTAGGATTTTCACTGTTTAGAAGTTAAACTTATTTCTGAGTGTTCCTGGATTGTACCTTAGGGTTATTAGTAAAATAGTTGAAAAAATGAGATTTCTAAAAGCTAATCAGAAATCTTTACTCTCACGGTCATTTTTAAACATCTTAATTAACTCTGCTTGTATGGTCACATTATTGGTTACACTATGCTTGGGATATGAAACTGGGAAAATAATGGTAACTTGAACTTAGTCATGTTAGTATTATCAGATGTTATGTATCTCATAGGGCTTTTTTGTTCAAATAGCTAgaggaagcagaaaggaaaagaattgaAGATCTGAAAGAAAAGGAGCGGCAGAAGGTCGCTAAAGAGTTGGAGTTCtggaaaaaccaacaaaaatatGCTGATAAATACAAGAGCGtacaaaaaaaagaggaattacATCAAGAAATAAAGCcattaaaagagagaaaaaatgaaaaaatgaacaaaagtaGGATTCCCAATGAAGGAACTTCTAAGATCAGACTCAAATCCACAAAAGGTTGTATAATCGAACTGTACTTTATAATTCTTTAAAGTGTAGGTATAACTTTATTCCTAGATGTTTCTAATGCATCCTTTATCTTTGTCTCCACCTTACTGAACCAGTTCTTGTAGTTCgcagttattttaaaatagttatTTGCAGGCAATTTATTGAGCTAAAGCACATGAGTTCTTAGCTCTTGATTAAGTCTTTGGAAATACAAGGGTGGGTTTTTGTTCTAAGCTTTAGAAAAGTAAATCAGAGAGCCTTTCTGATAGTGTAATGCGGGCTTTCTGGGAGTGGGGTTCCTGTTACCCAAAGTTACCTAACTGCTGAATTTCATAAAAACATTCAATCTCCCTTTGCTCTCTCTGTCCTATGTCTTGGCTCCACGGCAATTCAGGCAACTAAATTGACAGAagacatttaattttttgtttgtttgctttgataGGCTAGTTTTAGCTCTCATTGTTGCCCTGTCACAGCATCACACAAGCAACAGAGAGGTGTAAGAGGAGCTTAACTTAATTTGTGACAGATGCTGTTTCATTCCATTTATTTACTGGCTACACTAAGAAGAAGCATTCTTTGAACCTTCCCTTCAAAAGAACAAGTCTAAACTTTTCTCAAGCTATTAAAGGTTTAATTCTAATATGCCACATTTCTAAATCAGATGTACTTTGGACTTTGGTAGAAAATCAGAGAAgtcttttgcttcatttttcatttccagtGCTCTAACTCTCTTCATAGGTCATGGTTCCTGTAGTATATTTTCACAGAATTTACAGGAAGAACAGTTATCAGCTCCCCGAGCTGCGGCTACAATTAAAGTCAGCTTTACACCACGAGTTTTTCCCACAGCTCTGCGAGAATCTCGTgttgcagaggaggaggaggtaaGGTGGGGAATTATTTATTGTGTATTCAGAAGATTGAAAAAAATGGTATCTGTGCCAAGGAATGTTACCTGTGCAATATCCTTATTTTTCAAGGAagactgttttatttaaaaaaaagatataaagaaacaattttatataaaaattatcTTCACCATGTGGTTGTGCAGATTAATAAATAACTTGTTGcttttttgggagggggagaaaaggcagcaatatttatttaattcctTGAAGTACAAAATTTGAAATATCTTAACTCTTGTATTTAAGATTCTTTAAGTTCTGTCTTAAAAGAAGCTCACAGTTAGCTCTTTTGAGCTCAATTCAATGAACACAAAGTAATTTTGAAAGATCAAAACAAACAAGTAAACAAAAATGTATTAGGGATGTGGTAACCTGACTTCTCTTGGTAATAAAATATTCGGGGACACTTTGAAGTTTTTCGTATTGCATACTATTAAATATTTCCCTCTGTCCAAAATATGTGGTCAATAGAATTCTTTGGATAAATATGAGTGaagatatgaaaataaaatccttttcTGGATTTGCATTTTTGCTTCAGAAGTAATACTTGCACGTTTTGTATTTACAGTGGCTACATAAACAAGCAGAAGCTCGAAGAAGAATAAATTCTGATTTATCTGAGCTGGAAGATTtaaaagaagaggagaagaataCAGATTGGTTAAAGGACAAAGGAAAGTAAGTTGCATTCCGCTTGAAGATgtgttaaaaattaattagtTATATGGTGTTTGTCTGCTGTTTAGTTTTGGTATATTCTGTTTATCCTAGACGCAGATGGTGACCATCTAGAGTAGTCATGGCAGTCGTACTAGAGATTTTATTGACAACTTATGGGGTCAGAATCTGATAAATCATGAGATGCAATTGTTGAAGCTCTTGATGAACAAAATCATTGTAAACACACTATGCGTATTCATCTTTGAAGACAGTTGAGGCAATGCACTATCATACCTAGGtggatttaatttcatttgtaCTGTTTTAGTGAGAGGTTAAACATCTGTCTAAAACAAGCTTTAGGAATTTGATACAAATATTGGTTTATTTATATAGCTGTGCTATACAGAAAGGTTTGATTAGGCAATCATAATCAGATATACAAAGCTTTCAAAATTAATCCTGTGTCTAAATAAATGTGTCCACTCCTACAGTTCTTCATTGCTTGTAAGCAGTGACTATTTTTGTTGTGTATCTCAGCTATATTGTCAGCGTCAAGGTGCACTGAACTTCAGCTATGTCGTTCTCAGAAAAGTCTATAAAGGGgcatttcaaaggaaaatacgctaaaaattcaaatttttgAAAATGAGTTAACAATAAGTAGgtgtttattttgtatttatgcCCTTCTTTAAAGTGCATGTTTCACTTCTCGTTTAATACTTAGCAAAATGTTTGCAATGGGAAACTACCTTGGGGCTGTAAACGCGTATAATCTCGCAGTGAGGCTGAACAATAAACTTCCCCTGCTGTACCTGAACCGTGCCGCTTGCCACCTTAAACTGAGAAATTTACACAAAGCTATCGAAGATTCCTCTAAGGTATAAAAATCCAGGACCTCAGGCTGTCACCTTACAGATTAATTTGATTTATTACTGTGATGGTTCTGTTTTAAGCAGATCTGTAAATACATACTAGTGcaattcaaaattttaaaattcaaacttGATATAATGAAGCCATggtgaaatattaaaatttgaTAGTGATTAATGAACTtacagaaatttaaaacaaaatgacaataaaataaaacctaaaCCAGGTTTCCATACGTTTGTGACAAATGGCCATATGTTGGCTAGTATGTTTCTTTAAAGATAACAATATTGTGGCAATATGTACActtgaaaaaacccacaacttggagcagagaaaaacaaaaccaaagtatACACAAACATTTTCTGTTATGTTGTGGTGTGCTTCATTTggttggaaggaaaaaaaaagtggtgatGATGAGCAGGATACCTTAAAAAACTTCCAACAaaccaaacatttttaaagaaggGCTGTATTGTCCTGATGTTTTAGCAGCTGTTATTGTGCAAGGAGAGGAATGATCTCAAATGGCACCAGAATAGTCTGGAAAATTTTTCCAATATTTATCTTCTTTTGAGCTAATACGTACTTGAGTCTtgaaatttggggtttgttttggttttgtttctgttctttctggTAACTACTACTAAAACACATGTACTTTTTTAgtactacctttttttttttttgatagcaTGGTATGTAATATGATATATGAAAACAGAATACATTATTTGACTGCAATAAACATTTAGCATGGTATTTGTCACTTTTTAGCCATGGCAATGTAACTGTAGTTGGCAAACCGGGGTGATGGATACAAATCTTAATGACCAGATTCATAAGCCATTATAATTAAATTTGAAtagctattttctttttctgtttgaataGTTACTATGTTACTGTATAATAACAGTAATTAGGTGAGAGAAGTGtttataaattagaaaaaaaccccaaattattGAAAATCTACTTATAAATACTTTTGGGTGTTCTCCTTTGTAAAGGCACTAGAACTGTTGACACCACCTGTTCCTGATAACGAGAACGCTCGAGTGAAAGCCCATGTGAGACGTGGAACAGCATTTTGTCAGCTGGAATTATACACTGAAGGTGAGGCCTTCGTTCTATGAAAACATGCACAGGAATTTATAGTGACATACACATAACTCTGTTTAGCTCAATGAGGCTGTTCACACCTTTATGTTTTCAGGAGTGACTTTGAAGAAGGCCTATACAATCTGTGTCTGTTTGTTATGAACCTTACACCACATTCTTtagtagttttttttttttttttaatttactcgATAATTGTAATTCCACTAGAAAAATCTTTATAAGTTGGAGGAAATGGACTGCACTCCTAATTTAAGgagtttttccactgaagaaatgaaaaaaacctgaaatatttctaaaatactTGTGAAGTGCTTTGTAACATCTTTGTAAAATGAGGTAAGAAACCCATACTGCTGAGAGGTACGATTCATCAAGTACATGTCCTTTGTGCGAAAATACCTGAATTTACAGTGTCCCTGTTGAGTTCCTCAAGAGCTTCAGATGAGTTTTGTAAAGCAAATTTCCAAGTGAAAGCTGATAATAGAAATTGAAGAATATTCAAAGTGTCAGTGTTGAAATACTAAGCTTTGGCCGTTGTTTACCTTTTTCTACTTAGGCATCACTTGGTCATCCCTTTAGGCTTCATTTGCACTTCGAAACTTGATAAAAAAGACTTAAGCATGATTTTACTTCTTGTACACATGATCTGttattttcccccccaaactcttGTTCTCACAGTTCatgtcttttgtttttttcttattttcacacAGTatcattttctctcttctgtagAACACTTTAGAACAGTCCCCTcatgcacacacatatatataggTGTATATGTACGTGAGTGAAGAGGCTCTGTTTTCATGTTTCAAAACCTGAAAATGTTTATGTAGTAGAGTGTTTCCactaaaatgttttgtgaaataagataaacaaaatataaattatttactgACAAAGTTAAACTTAATGTCATTCTCATTCCATCTTAAGAAAGAACTTCAAGATCAATACTTTATGCATATGACTGGGGAGTAGTTATTTCCTGTTAGTTGCTAAAGAGGATGCTCTTGCATTATTGATTGATATTCTTATTAATGTATCTATATTAGGTCTCCGGGATTATGAAGCAGCTCTCAAGATTgatcctaaaaataaaaatatagaaaaagaTGCTGAGAAGATTCGACATCTAATTCAAGAAACAATGCAaagtttttaattaaagaaagaaCATAAAGAAATTCTTTGATGCCTTTGAGGACACCAGAAGGAATCTTATTTCTCTTCAGTGTGTGTTATCTAGACATTTTTCTGCTTCACTTGGAACTTAAAAATTGGTAAAAGATTGGATATAGTAATTACTATTATTGGAAAGTATAGTATTATAAACATGATTAGATATATTTTACATAGTTTTGATAcaaagttgtcttttttttttttttttaagcatctgTATTACTCTGACAATCTGAAACCCTTGACTTGAAGTGGTTCCTTTTTGTTAAATGTTCTTTCCAAACTGGGACCATTTCAACTACACTTCTTTCAATAGCAGTTTTAGCAGACTTCTGAATTTTCTACATCAGTCTCTTTCCTGAATACCATTTATGACTGATTTCTGTCTTTATAATAAAGTATTTATTATGCAGATATGTGTTATTATGTGTGAATTTTATAGTGTTGGAACAGGGAGAAGGTGGCAGGCATTGCTTCCAGATGTTTTACTTTGAGCCTTGAGAGAAGTGCTGAGGTGAGTCAGAAATGTCTGGGGTAGCTGCTGCCCTGTTTTCCTACAGATAACTACTGCATTGCACTGGAGGGGgctgaaaataccttttttatAGCAGCTGGAAGGAGGGCAGTGCAGCAGTTTGAGTGCCTCAGCTGAGTGTAATGCTATACGTACAGATATGGCTGTTTTCTATAATTACGGAGGGGACGTGAGGGCTAAGGACGAGAGGCACTGCCAATGGGAGAAAAGTACCTCTTATTCAACCCATTTTAGTCACCTTTCAACTAACAGGGAAAAGGATTTCAAGTTTAACTGTTTGTGGTCAGAGCAAATATTGCTCAAGATGTGTATTGAAATACATGCAGGGTGGAGAGTGAGGAACTTAACACTTTGACCATATTTAGTAAACTGGACAGTGATAATTTGACTCATAATGACTATGAAGGATGGTAAAATTTGAGATTTACATCAATTTCTACACTAGTGATAATCTTGAGCATAGAAAATACCTTAATATGTGTGGCAGAAATAATTAGTATGGATAATAAAAATATGAATGAGAATAAGAATAGAGTGAGACTGGGTGATTTGATTTAGTTTTGACCTTTTTTTCTAAGATACAGGAATATGACAAATGGAGCCCTAAAGAAATGTCCAGGTGACTGTGCTTCCTCACTCATGTtcacatgcatttttatttttatttttatttttatttttatttttatttctatttttatttttatttctatttttatttctatttttatttttatttctatttttattcctCTGCAGGGAGTGAGTTATCATATGACAAATACTTCTTGTTCTGTACCTCCCTTAGTGCTGCTGAGTGAGCCAGTTACAACCTGCTGTTCTTCAGAGGCGCAGTgagggcttttttgtttgtttctcagTCATGTAAGGCATGAAGCCGACATTTAAGTTGCTACCTTAGATAAAATTTGAGTAAGACATTGACTTTATTAATTGAGGTCTGTTGTTGTCATCTCCCATTTATTTTTTGATCCAGTGTCAGAGCACTGTTGGGGTCTAAATCTCTGGGATTTTGGACCTGCTCTGTTGGTACAATGCCTGTTGATGAGATGTGGTCTAGGAGCGTGGGTGGGGGTAGGAGCTGCCTTACCCCCAGTCCGAGTGGCTGTTGGGACAGTTTCTCCTGAAGCAGCATGGCCTGTGCTTTGGGGAGACTTTCCAAACTAGTTAATTCCCAGTCATCAGAGGTTTTTCCACCTCAGACTAGAAGAATCAAAGATTTGTCCTCCATATACAGcacctttggggttttttgggggagagGGGCATGTTCTGGAGTGTTCTTTGGTGGggctttttggttggttggttggcttttgggggggggtgaaGGTGTGGGTggtggttgtttgttttttcctttcccttagTACAAGCGTTACTGCCATGTAACGGAGCgcgtctcctcagagctggctgCCCCTGTGCCCGGCTCTCCCCTGATTACACCAGCACAACGCTCCCCGCGCTGAAGGGGCCTCTGAGCAGCCTCCACCCGGCACAAAGAGCGCCAGGGCCGCGGGGCCGCTCGGCCCGAGCTCGGCAGCGCGGCGTTGCCATGGCGGtgcccggggcgggcgggccgcGGGGTGGGCTGGGCATTGTGGTCCCCCGGGCGCTGCGGTTCCCGGGCCGCTCTAGGCGCTGTGGCCGCCGGGCCGCGGACTACGCTCGCCAGGGTGCTGCGGCGCCGCCCCGCGCGCAGGCGCCGGGCCGGGTTGTTTGTGACGGCGTCACCGGCGGCTGCGGCCGCGGCCCCTCGTCCGTGCCGGTCCCCGCGGGGGCCGCGCTCAGGTAGGCGGCGGGACCGGCTCGCGGgggtggccgccctgccccggcccAGCCGCAGGGAGCTCCGGGGGGCGCGGCGGCCGCCGCGGGGAGGGGCCGCCCGGAGCGGGGCAGAGCCTGgggcgccggggccggggcggacGCTCCTGGTGCACGGAGCGGGTGAGCGGGGCCGCGCGGAGCGGCAGTGCTACTCTGGGGGGGGGGCGAGCGGGATCCGGGCGGTGGTCCGCCGTGCCGGCCCCGGCCGCTGGCGTTTGCCAACTTCCTTCTCTGTCATTATCTACCGCTGCCTCGCCGGCTGATGCAAGGTGTTCTGTTTCATAGTGTCCTGGCGCTTCAACTGCGCTGGCGCCGAGCCGCGCTCTGGTTCAGGTGCGCTCCAGGAACACCTGCGCGAGACAAGGAGTAGGGACTGAGCAGGGAATGCCCATCCTTGGGAGAGTCTGGCTTTTAGAAGCCACGTTTGTCTTTCCTTCGTAACAGGGGAATGTTCTGTATTCAATTTGGGTTGCTAAATATATTCTTAGGGAAGAATGTTACTTAGAGGAAGAAATTACCACTTAGTAGAAATAATAAACGTCCATGAGAACCCTGAAGTGTAATAGCACTTAacctgtttttatttctgttgtgcAACAAAGAATCGACTGTAGAAGAGAACTGAGAGTTTTTACTTGGAATGACAGCACAGCAAACTCTGTAGAACATACTCATATTCCTGTTGGCACCTGTTACTCATCTTTGTTAATGCTTATtgaaggttgtttttttttttagtctagGAAATCCTCTTTTTAGAGGATAGAACTCAAGGGTTTGTTTAGACTGGAGTGGTTCTTTTTGAGACTGGTATTTATTCTGCTTCACTGTGGATAAATAGGATGTGGTAtctcagatttatttttatatacatatcTGGGATAACTTGGTATTATGTTATCAACAATACATATGTCTGTAAGCTTTTACACCTTATACGTCTGCTTCACATTTCACTAAGGATAGGAAAACAGTTCACGCTTTTgaattcctgccttccttccccaAATACATACAAATCAAACTCTGAACATAATGGATATTTTTTTTGTCtagacagaaattaaaaaggTGATGTCAGTAGTGGCAATGAAGATATGTAGTGAGCATACAGAACCAGTGCACCACGGGGTGTGGTTttgactggttttttttcccccagtcctTCCTTCTGGCTTGGCCTGACGTGCAGGAGATGTGTAACACTCTAGTGTGTCCTCCAGTTATCCCTGCTGTTATTGAACTAGAACCCATTCATGTCATCTCGATTTGTTAGGAAGTTTGAAGGCTTTATGACTTTTTAATTCCTgctgaaaacaatttttaaaaaaaagttatattcAGGAGGACAGTGCCAACATTTCCAGCTCCTTTAGGCTGGTTGGAAAAGCCTGCTGGTTCTTAGTGGAGAAGATTGTGTGAGTGGGTCAGTTTAGCCGCTGGGTTCAAATTAGCCGTCTGTATTTCAGTGTACTTAAGGGATTGAGTTTGACCTTGGGTTTTGTTATGATTATGTGCGTTTTATTAATCTTTTACAGAAATAAGCTGTTCAGCTGATGATTGAAGTTTAGGAACGTTGTACCtaggtaatttttaaattaaaactttttAGGTCTTTTTGATCTTTGAGAACTAAGTTATTAGTTTTGATTACTCTTTTACTATTAATTTTGATAACTCTTTTACACATGCGTGTTTGCTGAATGTACCTAGAGGAATACATTTACTGTAGAGATGCCCTTCAGTCTGATGCCAAACTATCTATGTATCAGTCACAATTTGGCTAAATTTAGCAGTTCTAACCATAAACCTTGGTgttcttgtaatttttttttattccattatttttcttaatactgaattttttttaatttctgtgattTGTCACCTGAATGCAACTAAATATTCATTATTAGTGTAATAGTCTGgttgaataaaaaataaataacttttaCTCCCGGCCATGTATCAAGACAAGCAAGTAATAGAAAATGATGATTGATTGTCTGcttgtttctctgcttttttaatgtattttgatGATGTTGGTACCCACATAGGTCCTGAAGCTTTTGTTTGGGAGGGGAAGACACATGTTTATGTGCAACCCAAACCCATGGCTGTATGTTCAGAACGGAACATACAGTTGGGTTTACGCAGTGCTCAGTTACCTCTCAGTCTGTtgagtggctggagagaggGATGGTGTTTCTGTTGAGTTAGCCAGGGCCCAGGGTGAAATGCTGAGTTAGCTGGAGGAAGAGAGATGTTGCAATGTCCAGCACAGAGTCTGCTGTTACAATTTGGGCTTTCAAAATCTGTAGGTGCACTTGTATCAAACTGTACTGGTGCCCTGAAGTTGTCTTTTAGGAATTCATTTCAGATTTTGCAATGTAGCCAGTGATGTTTCTCACAGGTGATGAGTTCTGGTGCTGGTAGTTACCTTCCTGTGAAaggaatgctgctgctgctgctggatgccTGGTCAAAGTCAGAATAATTAATGACAGTAAGCAGATGTCATTGTCACATGTAAACTCTGGAACTTAGTCTTTGCCATTTGGGCATTTATTGTTTTGATGATTGAAGAAgtatgatttaaaaataaatcaagattaaaaaataaattgatcCTCATATGCagtgtgatttaaaaaaaccaaacaaatcaaaccaaaataGACTTCTTCCCACCCCCTCCCAACCTGACATTCCCTGGTTGAGATTCCAGGAAAAGCAGtaatgaaggaagaaaaatatctaCAGGAAAATGACAACTATATTCAAAGTAGGGCTTtataaaaaaatagaagttCAGTTTCTCTCTAAGTTTGATACCCAAGTTGATAGTGAATATTTGTGCTTAAACTGTTGTGATTGTCaccattgccttttttttacagAGGAACTGTAAATATATTCGTTGAAGTTGATGagaaaaaggttttattttagaaaagcaTGCAATAACTACCATAATGCAGAGATATGAGACACATGTTTACTGTGTTTTATGAGAAAGCTAAATGGAATTGGAAGTTTTATATTTTGTTGTGCCAATTTCTAGCCACACTGGTGTATTTAGATGTTCTCTTTCAAAGTTTTACGTATACTTTCTGTGTTAAGAAATGGGGAGTAAAGACAGGATTAAGTAGAGAGTTAGTAAATTTAAATGCATAGGTGCTTTCCTCTGTGTTCTTACTGGAATTAACTAAATGGGAAATAAAGCAGGTGTCTGAAATTCTATGATAAAAGCTTTATTGAACATGATTTCTTTGGCTGTTTTATTATGTTGATGCATA is a window of Aphelocoma coerulescens isolate FSJ_1873_10779 chromosome 10, UR_Acoe_1.0, whole genome shotgun sequence DNA encoding:
- the DNAAF4 gene encoding dynein axonemal assembly factor 4 isoform X1, which encodes MVSIPPFLFEAILYAPIDDTNSTAKIGNGNIFFTLYKKEPAMWDSLTLADAGKEKLQYLRENAVLKAQEKAKEETETKKITKQEHKKYALEATMKLEEAERKRIEDLKEKERQKVAKELEFWKNQQKYADKYKSVQKKEELHQEIKPLKERKNEKMNKSRIPNEGTSKIRLKSTKGHGSCSIFSQNLQEEQLSAPRAAATIKVSFTPRVFPTALRESRVAEEEEWLHKQAEARRRINSDLSELEDLKEEEKNTDWLKDKGNKMFAMGNYLGAVNAYNLAVRLNNKLPLLYLNRAACHLKLRNLHKAIEDSSKALELLTPPVPDNENARVKAHVRRGTAFCQLELYTEGLRDYEAALKIDPKNKNIEKDAEKIRHLIQETMQSF
- the DNAAF4 gene encoding dynein axonemal assembly factor 4 isoform X2, with amino-acid sequence MPVWLREHSWRQTLTAVYLSLPLRGARATPANIFCSEQYLKVSIPPFLFEAILYAPIDDTNSTAKIGNGNIFFTLYKKEPAMWDSLTLADAGKEKLQYLRENAVLKAQEKAKEETETKKITKQEHKKYALEATMKLEEAERKRIEDLKEKERQKVAKELEFWKNQQKYADKYKSVQKKEELHQEIKPLKERKNEKMNKSRIPNEGTSKIRLKSTKGHGSCSIFSQNLQEEQLSAPRAAATIKVSFTPRVFPTALRESRVAEEEEWLHKQAEARRRINSDLSELEDLKEEEKNTDWLKDKGNKMFAMGNYLGAVNAYNLAVRLNNKLPLLYLNRAACHLKLRNLHKAIEDSSKALELLTPPVPDNENARVKAHVRRGTAFCQLELYTEGLRDYEAALKIDPKNKNIEKDAEKIRHLIQETMQSF